The following are encoded in a window of Halosolutus halophilus genomic DNA:
- a CDS encoding glycosyltransferase family 2 protein has protein sequence MSTVSVVTPTYNHADLLPRAIESVRDQTYDDIEHVVVDDASTDDTAEVMASYDDRVRYIRKEENGGLSETRNVGIRNASSDRIVFLDADDELEPNAVEVLVDTIDRGEFVGVIPSKTKVEADGSVRYKTLQAAVVTAEDLREENVLGGIGGGIFERDALEAVGLFDPDLRHSEDYDLYLRLAERFPLYALDRPLYVHYTGIEEQLTSERGHYEHRDSIRRFLDKHEDRMSAYRLAERHYNLAHICARRNDTEEAIEEFRRAIAAFPFRPPYYYYLIATMAGRRRYDAARTVHESARELASKLT, from the coding sequence ATGAGTACCGTTAGCGTCGTCACCCCCACGTACAACCACGCGGATCTGCTGCCTCGAGCGATCGAAAGCGTCCGCGATCAGACGTACGACGATATCGAACACGTCGTGGTCGACGACGCGTCGACCGACGACACGGCCGAGGTGATGGCCAGTTACGACGATCGGGTCCGATACATCAGGAAAGAAGAAAACGGCGGGCTCAGCGAGACGCGGAACGTCGGAATCAGAAACGCGAGCAGCGACCGAATCGTCTTTCTTGACGCGGACGACGAACTCGAGCCGAACGCGGTCGAGGTGCTCGTCGACACCATCGATCGGGGCGAGTTCGTCGGCGTGATCCCCTCGAAAACGAAGGTCGAAGCTGACGGGAGCGTCAGATACAAAACCCTGCAAGCCGCCGTCGTGACGGCCGAGGATCTCCGCGAAGAGAACGTTCTCGGGGGTATCGGTGGCGGTATTTTCGAACGCGACGCTCTGGAGGCCGTCGGACTCTTCGATCCGGACCTTAGACACAGCGAAGATTACGACCTGTATCTCCGCCTCGCCGAGCGGTTCCCGTTGTACGCCCTCGATCGGCCGCTCTACGTCCACTACACCGGCATCGAAGAACAACTCACGTCGGAACGGGGCCACTACGAGCACAGGGACAGTATCAGACGGTTCCTCGACAAACACGAAGATCGCATGTCGGCGTACCGTCTCGCCGAACGCCACTACAACCTGGCCCACATCTGTGCCCGACGGAACGATACCGAGGAAGCGATCGAGGAGTTCCGGCGCGCGATCGCAGCCTTTCCGTTCCGACCTCCATACTACTACTACCTCATCGCGACGATGGCTGGGAGGAGACGGTACGACGCGGCACGAACGGTCCACGAAAGCGCCAGAGAGTTGGCCTCGAAACTCACCTGA
- a CDS encoding glycosyltransferase family 4 protein, which translates to MEITIVCEKLTASGGGSNVSLDALARSLSERGHSVRVVTIDRDQNELPLERPYIVAEHSIDRSAHAVRWIREVARLMDRYDDCDLFHVFTPILLPAAGLYRSSGETPVVGRLNSYALFCTNQSKMTPDCYERCSSFSKLVHDDAGGIRKLLKTPVYVGRTSVVPRLVGRVDKLFAQSPAVKEVYSSVGFDVEITVVPNFYVPEFARMDSPCRLPDRFDERGLDVLSVARLEEYKGLRTLLDATAELDLPLRVHVVGDGPDRRALESYATSLGVADRVTFHGWVSHSELPAYYAAADVFVHPATWPEPFGRAVLESMQCGTPAIVSDVGGPPWVVGDAGLTFDPGDVDELRSKLASISDDPETRAVLCERSEARLERFEPDHVLDHILREYRSVT; encoded by the coding sequence ATGGAGATCACGATCGTTTGCGAGAAGTTGACCGCAAGCGGCGGCGGATCGAACGTCAGTCTCGATGCGCTGGCCCGGTCGCTCTCGGAACGCGGCCACTCGGTACGGGTCGTGACAATCGATCGGGATCAGAACGAGTTGCCGTTGGAGCGACCCTACATCGTCGCCGAACACTCGATCGACCGATCAGCGCACGCGGTGCGCTGGATTCGGGAAGTCGCACGACTCATGGATCGATACGACGACTGTGACCTCTTTCACGTATTTACGCCGATTTTGCTTCCCGCGGCCGGACTGTATCGAAGCAGCGGCGAAACCCCGGTCGTCGGGAGGCTCAATTCGTACGCCCTGTTCTGTACGAATCAGTCGAAGATGACTCCCGACTGTTACGAGCGCTGCTCCAGTTTCAGTAAATTGGTCCACGACGACGCGGGAGGAATTCGAAAACTGCTGAAGACGCCGGTGTACGTCGGTCGGACGTCCGTCGTCCCTCGACTGGTCGGTCGGGTGGACAAGCTATTCGCACAAAGTCCGGCCGTAAAAGAGGTCTACTCGTCCGTCGGGTTCGACGTCGAGATCACGGTCGTCCCTAATTTTTACGTCCCCGAATTCGCTCGGATGGACTCGCCCTGTCGGCTTCCCGATCGATTCGACGAGCGAGGCCTGGACGTGCTCTCAGTCGCCCGCCTCGAGGAGTACAAGGGCCTTCGAACGCTCCTCGATGCGACTGCGGAACTCGATCTCCCACTGCGCGTTCACGTCGTCGGAGACGGACCTGACCGGAGGGCGCTCGAATCGTACGCGACGTCGCTCGGCGTCGCGGATCGAGTCACGTTCCATGGCTGGGTCTCCCACTCGGAGCTTCCGGCCTATTACGCCGCAGCAGACGTGTTCGTCCACCCGGCGACGTGGCCGGAGCCGTTCGGCCGAGCGGTGCTCGAATCGATGCAGTGTGGGACCCCGGCGATCGTTTCCGACGTCGGCGGTCCCCCGTGGGTGGTCGGCGACGCCGGCCTGACGTTCGACCCGGGTGACGTCGACGAATTACGCTCGAAACTGGCGTCCATCTCCGACGATCCCGAGACGAGAGCCGTGCTCTGTGAACGGAGCGAGGCCCGACTCGAACGGTTCGAACCCGATCACGTCTTGGATCACATCCTTCGGGAGTATCGTAGCGTCACGTGA
- a CDS encoding glycosyltransferase family 4 protein produces MQIAFIHPHFPSAEGTGATHTATQIVTGLAETDHEVCVYCTDTPDDELQYAGVEYRYLTGNSSHPHTDTRLNEEVTARLDEFGEYDVVHSYLMSLIPAVAKIGAATDAGTVVTLNAYQGVCAKNDLLYLNETQCERKSLSKCLHCIARTGFENEEFGYLYRTASQLFSLRLVRSGERRLEHVDAFRAPSDHVRENYAQFGYDRDKIRVVPHPVDETFWIDHRSEFTERYRLLYVGYLIEAKGVRKLIPILSALDDSEFEFELTIVGTGGLESALWTQAEAHGVEDLVDFRGFVPNSDLPAVYAEHDCFVYPGIWEEPLARVYLEALATGTPIVTSEYGTVESIVGPGGVTTDGSIDDFRETILQLVRDERLRTLSRGGKRKAREYDRERVLESILKLYTAVADNGSEAELYAETR; encoded by the coding sequence ATGCAAATCGCCTTCATCCATCCACATTTTCCGTCGGCAGAGGGAACGGGGGCGACTCACACGGCGACCCAGATCGTAACCGGCCTCGCTGAAACGGACCACGAGGTCTGCGTCTACTGTACCGACACGCCGGACGACGAACTCCAGTACGCCGGCGTCGAGTACCGGTATCTCACCGGCAACAGCAGCCACCCGCACACGGACACGAGATTAAACGAGGAGGTCACCGCTCGACTCGACGAGTTCGGCGAGTACGACGTCGTTCACAGCTACCTGATGTCGTTGATCCCTGCCGTCGCGAAGATCGGAGCGGCGACTGACGCAGGGACCGTCGTCACGCTGAACGCGTACCAGGGCGTGTGCGCGAAGAACGATCTGCTCTACCTGAACGAGACGCAGTGCGAGCGGAAATCGCTCTCGAAGTGTCTACACTGCATCGCTCGGACGGGGTTCGAAAACGAGGAGTTCGGCTATCTCTATCGGACGGCGAGCCAACTCTTCTCGCTTCGATTGGTTCGATCTGGAGAACGACGCCTCGAGCACGTCGACGCGTTTCGTGCACCCTCCGATCACGTCCGAGAGAACTACGCTCAGTTCGGGTACGATCGCGACAAGATACGCGTCGTTCCCCATCCCGTAGACGAGACGTTCTGGATCGACCACCGGAGCGAGTTCACAGAGCGCTACAGACTCCTGTACGTAGGGTATCTCATCGAAGCGAAAGGTGTGAGAAAGCTGATTCCGATCCTGAGCGCGCTGGACGACAGCGAGTTCGAGTTCGAACTGACAATCGTCGGAACCGGTGGATTGGAGTCTGCGCTGTGGACCCAGGCGGAAGCGCACGGCGTCGAGGACCTCGTTGATTTCAGGGGATTCGTTCCGAACAGCGACCTTCCGGCCGTGTATGCGGAGCACGATTGCTTCGTCTATCCCGGTATCTGGGAGGAACCGTTAGCTCGAGTGTACCTAGAGGCGCTCGCAACGGGGACTCCGATCGTGACCAGCGAGTACGGGACCGTCGAATCGATCGTCGGACCGGGCGGCGTCACTACTGACGGTTCCATCGACGACTTCCGGGAAACGATACTGCAACTCGTCCGCGACGAACGACTCCGCACCCTGTCGCGTGGCGGGAAGCGGAAAGCGAGGGAGTACGATCGGGAGCGCGTCCTCGAGAGTATCCTGAAACTGTACACCGCTGTCGCGGATAATGGAAGTGAGGCGGAACTGTACGCGGAAACACGATAG
- a CDS encoding glycosyltransferase family 4 protein has protein sequence MIDPSIEADASVFTRTETESTRPSQQVPASSNRETATNQGLLTSRETDVCNLVYVITTLDTGGAEVGLCRLLDGLNDDRYDVTIATLDGYDETFVDRRVPDVESIIDCKRLRTPRDVSRLVSAVVDADVIVGSLFHSVLVARLAGVVNPDAVVATWQHNERFQTTVRKKVFETTNSLSTVLLADSEPVAEMLRDEFGLSEEFVKTVPIAGIPLDEFERREHEDTDCVVVGSVGVLSEQKNYRTLLAVADALSDDEIVFRIAGDGPRRRALESRIESAGIENVEFLGAVRDLPQFLDTVDIYAQPSLYEGLCITVIEAMAAGLPVVGSSVGGIEHSVADGECGYLHEPDDVTGFCRSIRKLAADPSKRQQFGDRGREFVETDYSQDVLVEEFQRAIHGDV, from the coding sequence TTGATCGATCCGTCTATCGAGGCCGACGCGAGCGTGTTCACCCGAACTGAGACCGAAAGCACACGGCCTTCACAGCAGGTCCCTGCATCGTCGAATCGTGAGACGGCGACGAATCAGGGACTGTTGACGAGCCGGGAAACGGACGTGTGCAACCTGGTGTACGTGATCACCACGCTTGATACGGGAGGGGCCGAGGTCGGCCTGTGTCGATTGCTGGATGGGCTGAATGACGATCGGTACGACGTCACGATCGCAACTCTCGACGGCTACGACGAAACGTTCGTCGACCGACGAGTTCCGGACGTCGAATCGATAATCGACTGCAAACGCCTCAGAACCCCGCGGGATGTGTCGAGACTGGTGTCGGCCGTCGTTGACGCAGACGTCATCGTCGGCTCGCTCTTTCACTCCGTCTTGGTCGCTCGACTCGCTGGCGTCGTCAATCCGGACGCTGTCGTTGCCACGTGGCAACACAACGAGCGATTCCAGACGACGGTTCGAAAGAAAGTCTTCGAAACCACGAACTCTTTGAGTACCGTTCTCCTCGCGGATTCCGAACCCGTCGCGGAGATGTTACGAGATGAATTCGGACTCAGCGAGGAGTTCGTCAAGACGGTTCCGATCGCTGGCATCCCACTAGACGAGTTCGAACGGCGAGAGCACGAGGATACCGACTGCGTAGTCGTCGGAAGCGTCGGCGTATTGTCGGAACAGAAGAACTATCGAACGCTCCTCGCCGTCGCGGATGCACTCTCGGACGACGAGATCGTCTTTCGAATCGCCGGCGACGGCCCCAGACGACGGGCGCTAGAATCCAGAATCGAGTCGGCCGGCATCGAAAACGTCGAGTTTCTCGGAGCGGTTCGCGATCTGCCGCAGTTCCTCGACACCGTCGACATCTACGCGCAACCCTCGTTGTACGAGGGTCTCTGTATCACCGTCATCGAGGCCATGGCAGCCGGACTTCCGGTCGTCGGCAGTTCTGTCGGGGGGATTGAGCACAGCGTGGCCGACGGCGAGTGCGGCTACCTCCATGAGCCGGACGACGTCACTGGCTTTTGCCGATCGATCCGGAAACTGGCCGCCGATCCCTCGAAACGCCAGCAGTTCGGCGATCGAGGACGGGAGTTTGTCGAAACCGACTACTCACAGGACGTGCTCGTCGAGGAATTCCAGCGAGCGATTCACGGCGATGTGTGA
- a CDS encoding GDP-mannose 4,6-dehydratase produces the protein MTHALVTGGAGFIGSHVATGLLERGHVVTVLDSMEPYYDLRIKEQNIGRCREAGGDRFQFVEGSITDEELVDDLFSSQDIDVVYHQAAQAGVRTSVENPKKPHEINTTGLLTLLTAADEYGVRRFVNASSSSVYGEVEYLPYDEDHQTVPQSPYGVTKLTAEHYCRVWKDVYDVPTVSLRYFTVYGPRMRPNMAITNFTSRCLDGKPPIIYGDGEQTRDFTYVDDVVEANLALLETSAADGEVVNVGSTRRITIEELAEHVIAETGADVDPEYTDPKEADARHTHADVTKARELLDYEPSTEIRDGVSQFVDWYRENREWYRPLVVES, from the coding sequence ATGACGCACGCACTCGTCACCGGCGGTGCCGGGTTCATCGGGTCGCACGTCGCCACCGGACTGCTCGAACGGGGCCACGTCGTCACCGTCCTCGACAGCATGGAGCCGTACTACGACCTGCGGATCAAAGAGCAGAATATCGGTCGTTGCCGTGAGGCCGGCGGCGATCGGTTCCAGTTCGTCGAGGGATCGATCACCGACGAGGAACTCGTCGACGACCTGTTCTCGAGCCAGGACATCGACGTCGTCTATCACCAGGCCGCCCAGGCGGGCGTCCGCACGAGCGTCGAGAACCCGAAGAAACCTCACGAGATCAATACGACTGGATTGCTCACTCTCTTGACCGCGGCCGACGAGTACGGCGTCCGCCGGTTCGTCAATGCCTCGTCGTCCTCTGTCTACGGCGAAGTGGAGTATCTGCCCTACGACGAGGATCACCAGACCGTCCCGCAGAGTCCCTACGGCGTGACCAAGCTCACGGCCGAACACTACTGTCGCGTCTGGAAGGACGTCTACGACGTCCCGACCGTCAGCCTCCGGTACTTCACCGTCTACGGGCCGCGGATGCGCCCGAACATGGCGATCACGAACTTCACCTCGCGGTGTCTCGACGGAAAGCCGCCGATCATCTACGGCGACGGTGAACAAACGCGGGATTTCACCTACGTCGACGATGTCGTCGAGGCGAACCTCGCGCTGCTCGAGACGTCGGCCGCCGACGGCGAGGTGGTGAACGTGGGCTCGACGCGGAGGATCACGATCGAGGAACTCGCCGAGCACGTGATCGCCGAAACTGGGGCGGATGTCGATCCCGAGTATACCGATCCCAAAGAAGCGGATGCGCGTCACACGCACGCCGACGTCACGAAAGCCCGCGAGTTGCTCGACTACGAGCCGAGCACGGAGATTCGCGACGGCGTCTCTCAGTTCGTCGACTGGTACCGGGAAAATCGAGAGTGGTACAGGCCATTGGTGGTCGAATCTTGA
- the aglF gene encoding UTP--glucose-1-phosphate uridylyltransferase AglF, whose translation MQAVVLSAGKGTRLRPLTDDKPKVLVEVDDRPIVEDVFDNLIEIGADELIVVVGYLKEQIIDRYGDSYEDVPITYAHQREQLGLAHAILQVEPFIDDDFMLMLGDNVFRANLADVVNRQQEDRADAAFLVEQVPYDEASRYGVLDTNEYGEIVEVMEKPDDPPSNLVMTGFYTFTPAIFHACHLVQQSDRGEYELPDAIDLLIQSGRTIDAIRMEGWRVDVGYPDDRNRAEQRLQGGPEGTAELATETAQPSEAGTD comes from the coding sequence ATGCAAGCTGTCGTCTTATCTGCAGGAAAAGGAACACGTCTTCGCCCGCTCACCGACGACAAGCCGAAAGTCCTCGTCGAGGTCGACGATCGGCCGATCGTCGAGGACGTCTTCGACAACCTGATCGAGATCGGTGCCGACGAACTGATCGTCGTCGTCGGCTACCTCAAAGAGCAGATCATCGATCGGTACGGCGACTCCTACGAGGACGTTCCGATCACCTACGCCCACCAGCGCGAGCAACTCGGGCTGGCTCACGCCATTCTCCAGGTCGAGCCGTTCATCGACGACGACTTCATGCTCATGCTCGGCGACAACGTGTTCCGGGCGAACCTCGCGGACGTCGTCAACCGCCAGCAGGAAGACCGCGCCGACGCGGCCTTCCTCGTCGAACAGGTCCCATACGACGAAGCCTCCCGGTACGGTGTGCTCGACACGAACGAGTACGGCGAGATCGTCGAGGTGATGGAGAAACCCGACGATCCGCCGTCGAACCTCGTCATGACTGGCTTCTACACGTTCACGCCGGCGATCTTCCACGCCTGCCATCTCGTCCAGCAGAGCGATCGCGGCGAGTACGAACTTCCGGACGCGATCGACCTGCTGATCCAGTCCGGCCGAACGATCGACGCGATCCGCATGGAAGGGTGGCGCGTCGACGTCGGCTACCCGGACGATCGAAACCGTGCGGAGCAGCGACTGCAAGGTGGGCCGGAGGGAACCGCCGAGCTAGCAACGGAGACCGCCCAGCCCTCGGAAGCCGGGACCGATTGA
- a CDS encoding phosphatase PAP2 family protein — MDRSLGVTELVRAALPEWSVQLFEFASVLGNELVIVIGLLVLVIADVRGSVRRGSDRLASDRTGFVVATVLGGLALALVLKTTFGFSRPPSSMQAIPREGGGFPSGHTMAATVFWGALALWDERFTDRKRMVATVVVIALVGFSRLALGVHYLVDVLASVGFGIAYLVLAAKVTEHEPDRAFAGTALLGGLAVLLTGGTVDGWLAFVGCLGGTAGWWVITRPSIWKVWRGVTQ, encoded by the coding sequence ATGGATCGAAGCCTCGGCGTGACAGAACTGGTGCGTGCTGCCCTCCCCGAGTGGAGCGTACAACTGTTCGAGTTCGCGTCCGTGCTCGGCAACGAACTCGTGATCGTCATCGGGTTGCTGGTGCTCGTGATCGCGGACGTCCGGGGCTCGGTTCGGCGCGGGTCTGATCGGCTCGCGTCCGATCGGACGGGATTCGTCGTCGCCACCGTTCTCGGAGGGCTCGCGCTCGCACTAGTCCTGAAGACGACGTTCGGATTCTCACGCCCCCCATCGTCTATGCAAGCGATCCCCCGCGAAGGCGGCGGTTTCCCGAGTGGCCACACGATGGCTGCGACCGTCTTCTGGGGGGCGCTCGCACTCTGGGATGAGCGATTCACGGACCGCAAACGGATGGTTGCGACGGTAGTCGTAATTGCACTCGTCGGATTCTCTCGCCTCGCACTCGGTGTCCACTACCTCGTCGACGTCCTCGCGTCGGTGGGGTTCGGCATCGCGTATCTCGTGCTCGCTGCGAAGGTCACCGAACACGAACCCGACAGGGCGTTCGCTGGCACGGCGTTGCTCGGCGGCCTGGCAGTCCTGCTGACTGGAGGGACCGTCGACGGATGGCTGGCGTTCGTCGGCTGTCTCGGTGGTACCGCAGGATGGTGGGTCATAACCAGACCGTCGATCTGGAAGGTCTGGCGCGGAGTAACGCAGTAA
- a CDS encoding PGF-CTERM sorting domain-containing protein has translation MVAAAGPAAIAGEDNDDGMQTIEMENGEALYLSFGADLGDMSLEEYVEEHADESGTSNSEVIQYQDVDQVNINEQGQAVSISIDGGEATAIQEVNQENNNSQIGQAAAENFAGHETMFEDVGDVYLIMGDGDKQFDGWGIVDDNGEATVTQTAEASVSQAQEVSQANVIQNTTALAYAEDESTATAVQVTEQSNLNLQEGSANATNVYGDNYDGDKHKKGDDGDAATAAQAASATVEQAQEVQQINVHERNAAVAIAVGDNASATAVQISEQSNINEQIGTAEAINVLMESAGMHVATASTDGTTDVVSQDSADYPEPKDKKGDHADDGVTQAAEASVTQYQSVEQVNFNLNSSAQAIATGGSEAEAVQLTYQQNINAQVASAEALNVFLEDADGDHDKKDKKGDGDYEEGHDYEGVFTTETTTATINGDGVGDTNMTAFDYDGSNDQLNDVDQYSNAEIEQSQNVTQVNLVNSNTALAVAEDEGSASAFQISMQENENVQIANAEATSVHEEPVDDEDEKDQDDEDEKDHDEEQTNDDEESDTVEETKSESESDDDTKKDDSMPGFGAAVALVAMLAAAMLARRT, from the coding sequence ATGGTAGCAGCCGCCGGACCGGCCGCTATCGCGGGAGAGGACAACGACGACGGTATGCAGACGATCGAAATGGAGAACGGTGAGGCGCTCTACCTCTCGTTCGGTGCCGATCTCGGCGACATGTCGTTAGAGGAGTACGTCGAGGAGCACGCGGACGAGAGCGGTACGTCGAACTCGGAGGTCATCCAGTACCAGGACGTTGATCAGGTAAACATCAACGAACAGGGACAGGCGGTCTCCATCTCCATCGATGGCGGTGAGGCCACTGCCATCCAGGAGGTCAACCAGGAGAACAACAACTCCCAGATCGGCCAAGCGGCCGCGGAGAACTTCGCCGGCCACGAGACGATGTTCGAGGACGTCGGCGACGTCTACCTGATCATGGGTGACGGCGACAAGCAGTTCGACGGCTGGGGGATCGTCGACGACAACGGCGAGGCGACGGTCACCCAGACCGCCGAGGCGTCCGTCTCCCAGGCCCAGGAGGTCAGTCAGGCGAACGTCATCCAGAACACCACCGCGCTCGCGTACGCCGAAGACGAGAGTACGGCGACCGCGGTGCAGGTGACCGAACAGTCGAACCTGAACCTCCAGGAGGGGTCGGCGAACGCGACGAACGTGTACGGCGATAACTACGACGGAGACAAACACAAGAAGGGCGACGACGGTGACGCCGCGACTGCCGCCCAGGCCGCGAGCGCAACCGTCGAACAGGCCCAGGAGGTCCAGCAGATAAACGTTCACGAGCGGAACGCCGCCGTCGCCATCGCAGTCGGTGACAACGCGTCCGCGACGGCCGTTCAGATCAGCGAGCAGTCGAACATCAACGAACAGATCGGGACCGCAGAAGCCATCAACGTCCTGATGGAATCCGCGGGAATGCACGTCGCGACCGCGAGCACCGACGGTACCACCGACGTCGTGAGCCAGGACAGCGCGGACTACCCCGAGCCCAAGGACAAGAAGGGCGACCACGCTGACGACGGCGTCACGCAGGCCGCCGAGGCCAGCGTCACGCAGTACCAGAGCGTCGAACAGGTGAACTTCAACCTCAACAGTTCGGCCCAGGCGATCGCCACGGGCGGGAGCGAGGCTGAAGCGGTACAGCTGACCTACCAGCAGAACATCAACGCGCAGGTCGCCTCCGCCGAGGCCCTGAACGTCTTCCTCGAAGACGCCGACGGGGACCACGACAAGAAAGACAAGAAAGGGGATGGCGACTACGAAGAGGGCCACGACTACGAGGGTGTCTTCACGACCGAGACGACGACCGCGACGATCAACGGTGACGGGGTCGGGGACACCAATATGACGGCCTTCGACTACGACGGCTCCAACGATCAGCTAAACGACGTCGACCAGTACTCGAACGCGGAGATCGAGCAGAGTCAGAACGTCACGCAGGTGAACCTTGTTAACTCGAACACCGCACTAGCGGTCGCCGAGGACGAGGGAAGTGCCTCCGCGTTCCAGATCAGCATGCAGGAGAACGAGAACGTCCAGATCGCCAACGCAGAGGCGACGTCGGTCCACGAGGAACCAGTCGACGACGAGGACGAGAAAGACCAGGACGATGAGGACGAGAAGGACCACGACGAGGAGCAGACGAACGACGACGAGGAGTCCGACACGGTCGAAGAGACGAAATCCGAATCCGAATCCGACGACGACACCAAGAAGGACGACTCGATGCCCGGCTTCGGGGCCGCAGTCGCTCTCGTCGCGATGCTCGCCGCAGCGATGCTCGCGAGGCGCACGTAA
- the aglF gene encoding UTP--glucose-1-phosphate uridylyltransferase AglF translates to MQAVVLAAGKGTRLRPHTEDKPKVLVEVDGRPIIEDAFDNLLEIGVDELIVVVGYLKEQIINRYGDEYEGVPITYAHQREQLGLAHAILQAKPHVDGDFMLMLGDNVFRANLADVVNRQQEDRADAAFLVEQVPYEEASRYGVLDTNEYGEIVKVVEKPDDPPSNLVMTGFYTFTPAIFHACHLVQPSDRGEYELPAAIDLLIQSGRTIDAIRMEGWRVDVGYPEDRDRAAEQLQDESSRTGAIEAEIMEEPESATD, encoded by the coding sequence ATGCAAGCAGTCGTCTTGGCGGCAGGGAAGGGAACGCGCCTGCGCCCACATACGGAGGACAAACCCAAGGTACTCGTAGAGGTCGACGGACGCCCCATCATCGAGGACGCCTTCGACAACCTCCTCGAAATCGGCGTCGACGAGTTGATCGTCGTCGTCGGGTACCTGAAAGAACAGATCATCAATCGGTACGGTGACGAATACGAGGGCGTTCCGATCACCTACGCCCACCAGCGCGAACAGCTTGGGCTGGCCCACGCGATTCTGCAAGCAAAACCCCACGTGGACGGTGACTTCATGCTGATGCTCGGTGACAACGTCTTCCGGGCAAACCTGGCGGACGTCGTCAATCGTCAGCAGGAAGACCGCGCCGACGCGGCCTTTCTCGTCGAACAGGTACCGTACGAAGAGGCGTCCCGCTACGGTGTACTCGACACGAACGAGTACGGTGAGATCGTCAAAGTGGTCGAAAAGCCGGACGATCCGCCGTCGAATCTCGTGATGACTGGCTTCTATACGTTCACGCCGGCGATCTTTCACGCCTGTCACCTCGTCCAGCCGTCGGACAGGGGCGAGTACGAACTTCCAGCCGCTATCGACCTGTTAATCCAATCCGGCCGAACCATCGATGCCATCCGTATGGAAGGATGGCGAGTCGACGTCGGCTACCCCGAAGACAGAGATCGCGCCGCGGAGCAGCTACAGGACGAATCGAGTCGGACTGGTGCCATCGAAGCAGAAATCATGGAAGAACCGGAGTCCGCGACCGACTGA
- a CDS encoding NAD-dependent epimerase/dehydratase family protein: MNVLVTGGAGFIGSHVAERLLDRGHHVVTLDVLDSYYDRSIKRRNLRICRETGGDRFEFVEGSITDERTVRDVISSRDVDVIYHKAAQAGVRTSVENPHKPHEINTTGLLTVLQAADEHGVDRLINASSSSVYGDADTLPYVEDARTRPRSPYAVTKRTGEHYCRVWNDVYDVPTVSLRYFTVYGPRMRPNMAITNFTSRCLNGKPMQIYGDGRQSRDFTHVADVVDANVALLETDAADGEVLNVGSTGNITIVELAEHVAEATGGEFELEYTEPKAADARHTHADVSKARNLIGYEPSISIRDGVSAFVDWYRQNRDWYEPLVVQS, translated from the coding sequence ATGAACGTACTCGTTACCGGCGGTGCCGGGTTCATCGGTTCGCACGTCGCCGAACGACTGCTCGACCGAGGTCACCACGTCGTCACGCTCGACGTCCTCGATTCGTATTACGATCGCTCGATCAAGCGACGGAACCTGCGGATCTGTCGTGAAACCGGCGGCGATCGATTCGAGTTCGTCGAAGGATCGATTACTGACGAGCGAACGGTACGCGACGTCATCTCGAGTCGCGACGTCGACGTGATCTATCACAAGGCCGCCCAGGCGGGCGTCCGCACGAGCGTCGAGAATCCCCACAAACCCCACGAAATCAACACGACCGGACTACTGACAGTGCTCCAGGCCGCAGACGAACACGGCGTCGATCGGCTCATCAACGCCTCGTCGTCGTCGGTGTACGGCGACGCGGACACCCTGCCGTACGTGGAAGATGCCCGGACTCGGCCCCGGAGCCCCTACGCCGTCACGAAACGTACCGGGGAACACTACTGTCGCGTCTGGAACGACGTCTACGACGTTCCGACAGTCAGTTTACGGTATTTCACCGTCTACGGGCCGCGGATGCGCCCGAACATGGCGATCACGAACTTTACGTCCCGCTGTCTCAACGGAAAGCCGATGCAGATTTACGGCGATGGCCGGCAGAGCCGGGATTTCACCCACGTCGCCGATGTCGTCGACGCGAACGTAGCCTTGCTCGAGACCGACGCGGCCGATGGCGAGGTGCTGAACGTCGGGTCGACCGGCAACATCACGATCGTGGAACTGGCCGAACACGTCGCCGAGGCGACCGGCGGTGAGTTCGAACTCGAGTACACCGAGCCGAAAGCGGCGGACGCACGCCACACCCACGCCGACGTGTCGAAAGCCCGGAATCTGATCGGGTACGAGCCGTCGATATCGATTCGAGACGGAGTCTCGGCGTTCGTCGACTGGTACCGGCAGAACCGCGATTGGTACGAGCCGCTCGTCGTTCAGTCGTGA